The following coding sequences lie in one uncultured Mailhella sp. genomic window:
- the pheS gene encoding phenylalanine--tRNA ligase subunit alpha gives MDFLEQLNGLVGKLDERLNRISSEAELEAARVDFLGRKGQLAELMSHMRELSPEQRPAFGQAANAVKQRLVELFEARLARQEQEREAAFLAGFDPSLPGRTLWNGSLHPITLAMQEVCSVFQHMGYEIAGGPEVETDFNCFEALNMPPEHPARDMQDTLYITDKVLLRTHTSCVQVRTMMNRKPPLAVIGPGKVYRRDSDVTHTPMFHQIEGLLVDKHVTMADLRGTLTAFVRAVFGEKTRVRFRPSFFPFTEPSVEVDMSCTQCGGHGHVNGQPCRVCKGSGWLEILGSGMVDPAVFASVGYNPDEVSGFAFGLGVERIAMLKYGLTDLRMNFENDVRFLHQFPA, from the coding sequence ATGGATTTCCTTGAACAATTGAACGGACTGGTCGGCAAGCTCGATGAACGCTTGAACCGCATCTCGTCTGAAGCGGAACTGGAAGCGGCCCGCGTGGACTTTCTCGGCCGCAAGGGGCAGCTTGCCGAACTCATGTCGCACATGCGCGAGCTCTCTCCCGAACAGCGCCCGGCCTTCGGTCAGGCCGCCAACGCGGTGAAGCAGCGCCTCGTGGAACTCTTTGAAGCCCGCCTCGCCCGTCAGGAACAGGAACGGGAGGCCGCCTTCCTCGCCGGATTCGATCCCAGCCTGCCGGGCCGCACCCTGTGGAACGGCTCCCTGCATCCCATCACGCTGGCCATGCAGGAAGTGTGCTCCGTGTTCCAGCACATGGGCTACGAAATTGCCGGCGGCCCCGAGGTGGAGACCGACTTCAACTGCTTTGAAGCCCTCAACATGCCGCCGGAACATCCCGCCCGCGACATGCAGGACACCCTCTACATCACCGACAAGGTGCTGCTGCGCACCCACACCTCCTGCGTGCAGGTGCGCACCATGATGAACCGCAAGCCTCCGCTTGCCGTCATCGGACCAGGCAAGGTGTACCGCCGCGACTCCGACGTGACCCACACCCCCATGTTCCATCAGATAGAGGGCCTGCTCGTGGACAAGCACGTAACCATGGCCGATCTTCGCGGCACGCTCACGGCCTTCGTGCGCGCCGTGTTCGGCGAAAAGACCCGCGTGCGCTTCCGTCCCAGCTTCTTCCCCTTCACCGAGCCCAGCGTGGAAGTCGATATGTCCTGCACCCAGTGCGGCGGTCACGGCCATGTGAACGGTCAGCCCTGCCGCGTGTGCAAGGGCTCCGGCTGGCTTGAAATTCTCGGCAGCGGCATGGTCGATCCGGCGGTGTTCGCCTCCGTCGGCTACAATCCCGACGAGGTTTCCGGCTTCGCCTTCGGCCTCGGCGTGGAACGCATCGCCATGCTGAAGTACGGTCTTACCGATCTGCGCATGAACTTTGAAAACGACGTGCGCTTCCTCCATCAGTTCCCTGCGTAG
- the rplT gene encoding 50S ribosomal protein L20 — MRVKRGLAAHRRHKKYLDMAKGFRGGRSRLYRIAREAVERSLNYAFEGRKLRKRAFRRLWIQRINAGARINGLSYSRLVNGLKLAGVEINRKMLADLAVREKADFAAIVELAKSKLA, encoded by the coding sequence ATGCGTGTAAAGAGAGGTCTTGCTGCCCATCGTCGGCACAAGAAATATCTGGATATGGCCAAGGGCTTCCGCGGCGGCCGCAGCCGTCTGTATCGCATCGCCCGCGAAGCCGTCGAACGTTCTCTGAACTATGCCTTTGAAGGCCGCAAGCTCCGCAAGCGCGCCTTCCGCCGCCTGTGGATCCAGCGCATCAACGCCGGCGCCCGCATCAACGGCCTGTCCTATTCCCGCCTGGTCAACGGCCTGAAGCTCGCCGGCGTGGAAATCAACCGCAAGATGCTGGCCGACCTCGCCGTGCGCGAAAAGGCCGACTTCGCCGCCATCGTCGAACTGGCCAAGTCCAAGCTGGCGTAA
- the rpmI gene encoding 50S ribosomal protein L35 yields the protein MPKIKTSRSAAKRFSTTGSGKFRRRRQNLRHILTKKDAKRRARLGKGALVDSANLKAVKRLMPYA from the coding sequence ATGCCCAAGATCAAGACCAGCCGTTCCGCCGCCAAGCGTTTCAGCACCACCGGCAGCGGCAAGTTCCGCCGTCGTCGTCAGAACCTGCGCCACATCCTCACCAAGAAGGATGCCAAGCGTCGTGCCCGTCTGGGCAAGGGTGCTCTCGTGGACAGCGCGAACCTGAAGGCCGTCAAGCGCCTCATGCCCTACGCCTAA